The following proteins come from a genomic window of Macrobrachium nipponense isolate FS-2020 chromosome 18, ASM1510439v2, whole genome shotgun sequence:
- the LOC135197337 gene encoding protein tramtrack, beta isoform-like translates to MEELLSLKWNNHRSTFLHILGVLRDKQSYTDVTIACDGKFYSVHKLVLSTCSDYFCAMFEKTACKSPVIVLKDIKSGELEALLDYMYLGEVNVRQSDLASLIKAAENLRIKGLAVPDDEPPSKKGSVGAPSRRDGGCGSPPSKRKRRDESEDGREDVRPPPSMLPTPPPPSRPKSPINQRLSPSPHRTQDSSSEEHSNRPLSSPAEPSASSHSTSQAPQPSGNDQYSSDETLVKVEMEDEGPDPDGQEYNVNADGYKEEGDNSSGAVNNDLPEFLQAAASGTLSSSTSFSHPSFAGPSSYQPVSNILDWCGCYCDYS, encoded by the exons ATGGAGGAGCTACTGTCCTTGAAGTGGAACAATCATCGCTCCACTTTTCTGCACATTTTGGGAGTTCTCAGGGACAAG cAATCATATACTGATGTAACAATTGCCTGCGATGGCAAGTTCTACAGTGTACACAAGTTGGTGTTGTCTACTTGTAGTGATTATTTCTGTGCCATGTTTGAGAAAACTGCTTGCAAGAGCCCAGTCATAGTGTTGAAAGACATCAAAAGTGGGGAACTAGAGGCCTTGCTAGACTATATGTACCTTGGTGAAGTGAATGTGAGACAGAGTGACTTAGCGTCTTTAATAAAGGCTGCAGAAAACCTTAGAATAAAAGGACTTGCCGTACCTGATGATGAACCCCCTTCTAAAAAGGGTAGTGTTGGTGCTCCTAGTCGTAGAGATGGTGGTTGTGGTAGTCCCCCCTCGAAAAGAAAACGTAGAGACGAAAGTGAGGATGGTAGGGAGGATGTTAGACCGCCTCCCAGTATGTTacctactcctcctcccccttctagACCAAAGAGCCCTATAAACCAGCGGCTGAGCCCATCCCCGCACAGAACTCAAGACTCTTCATCTGAAGAACATTCTAACCGTCCTCTTTCATCACCTGCGGAGCCCTCTGCGTCCTCCCACTCTACATCTCAAGCACCTCAGCCTTCAGGCAATGATCAGTATTCATCCGATGAAACACTCGTTAAGGTTGAAATGGAAGATGAAGGGCCTGACCCTGATGGCCAAGAGTACAATGTCAATGCTGATGGTTACAAAGAGGAAGGTGATAACTCTAGTGGTGCCGTCAACAATGATTTACCAGAGTTCCTACAGGCGGCGGCGTCTGGAACATTGTCTAGTAGTACAAGTTTTTCACATCCGTCATTTGCCGGGCCATCAAGTTACCAGCCTGTAAGTAATATCCTTGACTGGTGTGGTTGTTATTGTGATTATTCATGA